A genome region from Mauremys reevesii isolate NIE-2019 linkage group 12, ASM1616193v1, whole genome shotgun sequence includes the following:
- the LOC120375465 gene encoding 6-pyruvoyl tetrahydrobiopterin synthase-like isoform X3, whose amino-acid sequence MPPPPAGTPARTARVSRCLSFSACHRLHNKSLSDEENLKLFGKCNNPNGHGHNYKVVVTVRGEIEPTSGMVINLTDLKEYMQEAILEPLDHKNLDKDVAYFADVVSTTENVAVYIWENLQKCLPAGTLYKVKVYETDQNIVVYKGEKTALEK is encoded by the exons ATGCCGCCTCCCCCCGCCGGGACCCCGGCCCGCACTGCGCGGGTCTCCCGCTGCCTCAGCTTCAGCGCCTGCCACCGGCTGCACAA taaGTCACTGAGTGATGAAGAAAACCTGAAACTCTTTGGGAAATGCAACAATCCAAACGGACATGGACACAACTATAAAG TTGTAGTGACTGTGCGTGGAGAG ATTGAGCCTACATCAGGAATGGTTATAAACCTGACGGACCTGAAAGAATATATGCAG GAAGCCATCCTGGAGCCACTTGACCACAAGAACCTGGATAAAGACGTGGCTTACTTTGCTGATGTTGTCAG TACGACTGAGAATGTGGCAGTATACATCTGGGAAAACCTCCAGAAGTGCCTGCCTGCAGGGACTCTTTATAAAGTCAAAGTGTATGAAACGGACCAGAACATCGTTGTGTACAAGGGGGAAAAGACAGCTCTTGAGAAATGA
- the LOC120375465 gene encoding 6-pyruvoyl tetrahydrobiopterin synthase-like isoform X2, with protein MTAHSDLRRGDPAPPHGLRSIPSKSLSDEENLKLFGKCNNPNGHGHNYKAWAFDLETLGRDNQQTMVLTSGCSFKRLEICITRVVVTVRGEIEPTSGMVINLTDLKEYMQEAILEPLDHKNLDKDVAYFADVVSTTENVAVYIWENLQKCLPAGTLYKVKVYETDQNIVVYKGEKTALEK; from the exons ATGACAGCTCATAGCGATCTGCGGAGAGGAGACCCTGCACCTCCCCATGGACTCAGGTCAATTCCCAG taaGTCACTGAGTGATGAAGAAAACCTGAAACTCTTTGGGAAATGCAACAATCCAAACGGACATGGACACAACTATAAAG ccTGGGCCTTTGACCTTGAGACTCTGGGAAGAGATAATCAGCAGACAATGGTCCTCACTTCAGGGTGTAGCTTCAAAAGACTGGAGATTTGCATAACCAGAG TTGTAGTGACTGTGCGTGGAGAG ATTGAGCCTACATCAGGAATGGTTATAAACCTGACGGACCTGAAAGAATATATGCAG GAAGCCATCCTGGAGCCACTTGACCACAAGAACCTGGATAAAGACGTGGCTTACTTTGCTGATGTTGTCAG TACGACTGAGAATGTGGCAGTATACATCTGGGAAAACCTCCAGAAGTGCCTGCCTGCAGGGACTCTTTATAAAGTCAAAGTGTATGAAACGGACCAGAACATCGTTGTGTACAAGGGGGAAAAGACAGCTCTTGAGAAATGA
- the LOC120375465 gene encoding 6-pyruvoyl tetrahydrobiopterin synthase-like isoform X4, with translation MTAHSDLRRGDPAPPHGLRSIPSKSLSDEENLKLFGKCNNPNGHGHNYKVVVTVRGEIEPTSGMVINLTDLKEYMQEAILEPLDHKNLDKDVAYFADVVSTTENVAVYIWENLQKCLPAGTLYKVKVYETDQNIVVYKGEKTALEK, from the exons ATGACAGCTCATAGCGATCTGCGGAGAGGAGACCCTGCACCTCCCCATGGACTCAGGTCAATTCCCAG taaGTCACTGAGTGATGAAGAAAACCTGAAACTCTTTGGGAAATGCAACAATCCAAACGGACATGGACACAACTATAAAG TTGTAGTGACTGTGCGTGGAGAG ATTGAGCCTACATCAGGAATGGTTATAAACCTGACGGACCTGAAAGAATATATGCAG GAAGCCATCCTGGAGCCACTTGACCACAAGAACCTGGATAAAGACGTGGCTTACTTTGCTGATGTTGTCAG TACGACTGAGAATGTGGCAGTATACATCTGGGAAAACCTCCAGAAGTGCCTGCCTGCAGGGACTCTTTATAAAGTCAAAGTGTATGAAACGGACCAGAACATCGTTGTGTACAAGGGGGAAAAGACAGCTCTTGAGAAATGA
- the LOC120375465 gene encoding 6-pyruvoyl tetrahydrobiopterin synthase-like isoform X1, translated as MPPPPAGTPARTARVSRCLSFSACHRLHNKSLSDEENLKLFGKCNNPNGHGHNYKAWAFDLETLGRDNQQTMVLTSGCSFKRLEICITRVVVTVRGEIEPTSGMVINLTDLKEYMQEAILEPLDHKNLDKDVAYFADVVSTTENVAVYIWENLQKCLPAGTLYKVKVYETDQNIVVYKGEKTALEK; from the exons ATGCCGCCTCCCCCCGCCGGGACCCCGGCCCGCACTGCGCGGGTCTCCCGCTGCCTCAGCTTCAGCGCCTGCCACCGGCTGCACAA taaGTCACTGAGTGATGAAGAAAACCTGAAACTCTTTGGGAAATGCAACAATCCAAACGGACATGGACACAACTATAAAG ccTGGGCCTTTGACCTTGAGACTCTGGGAAGAGATAATCAGCAGACAATGGTCCTCACTTCAGGGTGTAGCTTCAAAAGACTGGAGATTTGCATAACCAGAG TTGTAGTGACTGTGCGTGGAGAG ATTGAGCCTACATCAGGAATGGTTATAAACCTGACGGACCTGAAAGAATATATGCAG GAAGCCATCCTGGAGCCACTTGACCACAAGAACCTGGATAAAGACGTGGCTTACTTTGCTGATGTTGTCAG TACGACTGAGAATGTGGCAGTATACATCTGGGAAAACCTCCAGAAGTGCCTGCCTGCAGGGACTCTTTATAAAGTCAAAGTGTATGAAACGGACCAGAACATCGTTGTGTACAAGGGGGAAAAGACAGCTCTTGAGAAATGA